From one Humulus lupulus chromosome 8, drHumLupu1.1, whole genome shotgun sequence genomic stretch:
- the LOC133794367 gene encoding auxin-responsive protein IAA26-like: MEGSSRREEVCPQLLDLIPQNREWLVNGEKERSHGTSDEKKLELRLGPPGQDWPLKGNRERHESLLSLGYFTQKTNNINSNSGNHNQNHKFSSSENGVGNALSSSPWPSTPTSSGYQGQFQQQGKAPTSFLQRLPVIAKEASQPCCPKAVVELQKAEKKAFSPATAPANTAVTNSSQKRTAPAPVVGWPPIRSFRKNLASSSSSSKPTSESQNPVQNKKIHGEKPAETSGKGLFVKINMDGVPIGRKVDLKAHDSYDKLSSVVDELFRGLLAAQRDSSAGGTQNNQEEGKAITGLLDGSGEYTLVYEDNEGDRMLVGDVPWHMFVSTVKRLRVLKSSELSALSLVNNKQDQMRVDSSLK; this comes from the exons ATGGAAGGAAGCTCGAGAAGAGAGGAGGTTTGTCCTCAGTTACTAGATTTGATTCCTCAAAACAGAGAGTGGCTCGTGAACGGAGAAAAGGAGAGAAGCCATGGCACATCAGATGAGAAAAAGTTGGAGCTCAGGCTTGGTCCACCAGGTCAAGACTGGCCACTGAAAGGCAACAGAGAAAGACACGAGTCGCTCCTTTCTCTTGGTTACTTCACCCAAAAGACTAATAACATCAACAGCAACAGTGGCAACCATAACCAAAACCACAAGTTTTCTTCCTCAGAGAACGGAGTTGGGAATGCTCTATCTTcttccccatggccttctacTCCCACCTCTTCGGGATACCAAGGGCAGTTCCAACAGCAAGGAAAAGCTCCGACGTCGTTTCTTCAAAGATTGCCTGTTATAGCAAAGGAAGCGTCACAGCCCTGTTGCCCTAAAGCAGTAGTAGAGTTGCAGaaggcagaaaagaaagcatttTCTCCAGCTACAGCTCCTGCAAATACAGCTGTGACCAACAGCTCTCAGAAAAG AACTGCTCCTGCGCCAGTTGTTGGGTGGCCACCAATTCGTTCATTTAGGAAGAATCTGGCTAGTAGTAGCTCTTCTTCAAAACCCACCTCAGAATCACAAAATCCTGTCCAGAACAAGAAGATTCACGGTGAAAAACCAGCGGAGACCTCAGGAAAAGGCCTATTTGTGAAGATCAACATGGATGGTGTCCCTATTGGTAGGAAAGTGGACCTCAAAGCCCATGACAGCTATGATAAGCTCTCTTCTGTTGTTGATGAACTCTTCAGGGGACTACTTGCAG CTCAAAGAGATTCCTCTGCTGGTGGAACTCAAAACAATCAAGAGGAAGGGAAAGCCATTACTGGATTACTGGATGGAAGTGGAGAATATACACTTGTTTATGAAGATAATGAAGGAGACAGAATGCTTGTTGGGGATGTCCCATGGCA TATGTTTGTATCCACAGTGAAAAGGCTGCGAGTTCTTAAGAGCTCTGAACTTTCTGCACTTAGTC TTGTTAATAATAAGCAAGACCAGATGCGAGTTGACTCATCATTGaagtga